One Solanum lycopersicum chromosome 2, SLM_r2.1 genomic region harbors:
- the LOC104645976 gene encoding lipid phosphate phosphatase epsilon 2, chloroplastic-like: protein MADLLRNGDVAVKLGAFEQQALIHDFSTSASARFNATLNRLSKWLVAAVFVIIFLWRHDTEALWAASGSILNAGLSTVLKRILNHERPVSAIRSDPGMPSTHAQSIFYTVMFCIVSMVEYFGLNGVTAVISALIFAIGSYLSWLRVSQQLHTTSQVAVGAALGFSFSVFWFWLWDAIVLDAFISHLWIQILVVLGTVAICVSFLLYVFRYWVLEKN from the exons ATGGCGGATTTACTCAGAAATGGAGATGTTGCTGTAAAACTTGGAGCTTTTGAACAACAAGCTCTCATTCATGACTTCTCAACTTCTGCTTCTGCTCGATTCAACGCCACTCTCAATCGCCTG AGTAAGTGGCTGGTGGCTGCAGTTTTTGTTATAATCTTCCTTTGGAGGCATGACACAGAAGCACTTTGGGCAGCTTCTGGTTCTATTCTGAATGCTGGGCTGTCAACTGTATTGAAGAGAATACTTAACCATGAGCGACCTGTTTCTGCGATAAGATCAGACCCGGGAATGCCATCTACTCATGCACAGTCAATTTTCTATACAGTGATGTTCTGTATTGTCTCAA TGGTAGAATATTTCGGGTTAAATGGAGTCACTGCAGTCATTAGTGCACTTATCTTTGCAATTGGCTCCTACTTG TCATGGCTACGGGTTTCACAACAACTCCATACTACCAGTCAAGTAGCCGTAGGTGCTGCACTGGGATTCTCTTTCTCCGTTTTCTGGTTTTGGTTGTGGGATGCAATAGTCCTTGATGCATTTATATCCCACTTGTGGATTCAGATTCTTGTTGTTCTTGGCACGGTAGCCATTTGTGTTAGCTTTCTCCTATATGTTTTCCGATACTGGGTTCTTGAGAAAAACTAA